The Virgibacillus sp. MSP4-1 genome has a segment encoding these proteins:
- a CDS encoding transglycosylase domain-containing protein, whose protein sequence is MNEKFSQFVHKVKSWWQAGKLQRFSRITSDVTWNIILIILVFGLIGAFFVGGLGVGYFASLVKDEPIRSYADMRQDIYNYEETTELYFADNNYLGKLRSNLHREEVDVDDVSDHVINAVIATEDQLFKDHQGIVPKAILRALFQEFTNSTTQSGGSTLTQQLIKNQILTNEVSFERKAKEILLALRLENFFKKEEILEAYLNVVPYGRDSSGRNIAGIQTAAQGIFGVDSKDLNIPQAAFLAGLPQSPFGYSPFSNGGELKSKEGLEPGFNRMKTVLNRMLETGYITEQEYQDALNYDLTKDFIEPQPSPIQEYPYLTFEIEEKAAGILAERLAEEDGYTKEDLENNDQLREQYNIMAKRNLQQEGYKIHTTVDKKIYDAHQKIAKKYEHFKPSHTILVKDPETGETKQKKIQVQPGAILIENKTGRILSFVGGSDYQQNQNNHALDTPRPNGSTMKPLLDFAPAMEKGIIQPASPVLDVKGENGWYPSNYVAGSESGITTARTALTKSLNIPTARIYKKMLGDQPPPATYLDRMGFSTLIENEYTSDYENPSMSIGSMSLGVSVEENVNAFATFANMGTFVDAYMIEKIETKDGKVIYEHETEKEEVFSPQTSYLTLDLMRDVISSGTGTYVNSVLNNPGVDWAGKTGSTENIQDAWFVATNPNVTIGTRIGYDTYDKDGDGDGYGHPSDNKWNDPDRLIHLNYGTGSGLSYSNRNILFWGQLVNAATEIRPDLMAPDQRFGNPGGIVTRSVCAVSGLIPSEACEEAGLITTDLFNAKYVPTEEDNSLIKGNYVKVDGKFYPAAEGTPEEFTEEGFMLNPEFLEEKGWDDVSDLEKIIPNNKKWEKIQIPEMEELANDGKTPSAPTNVSISGKTLSWNASPEKDVIGYRVHMAGEPGEPGEAIGNTKKTNFTLPSKNQVYYVTAIDYFGQESAISEPAVHGDINNNPLSINNLSASVSKDGLRLTWNNPQSDDFSHVKVIKDSKVAGNQITGNSYVDKDIEPDKSYTYTVIAVSKDGDESQGKSINVKTKPVDQPPSDNGNNDNGNNGNGNDEDKNNEGT, encoded by the coding sequence ATGAACGAGAAATTTAGCCAGTTCGTACATAAAGTTAAATCTTGGTGGCAGGCAGGAAAACTTCAGCGGTTTTCACGTATCACCAGTGATGTAACTTGGAATATTATATTGATCATTTTAGTCTTTGGATTAATTGGGGCGTTTTTTGTCGGAGGATTAGGAGTAGGCTATTTTGCCTCACTGGTAAAAGATGAGCCCATCAGAAGCTATGCAGATATGAGACAGGACATTTATAACTACGAAGAAACCACCGAACTATATTTTGCTGATAATAACTATTTAGGTAAACTGCGCTCGAATCTGCATCGTGAAGAGGTGGATGTTGACGATGTATCCGATCACGTGATTAATGCTGTGATTGCCACTGAGGATCAACTATTTAAAGATCATCAGGGAATCGTTCCAAAAGCTATTTTACGAGCTTTGTTCCAGGAATTCACGAACTCAACGACTCAATCGGGTGGTAGTACGCTGACACAGCAGCTCATTAAAAACCAGATTTTAACGAATGAGGTATCATTCGAGCGTAAAGCTAAGGAAATTCTACTTGCTTTAAGGCTTGAAAACTTCTTTAAAAAAGAGGAAATCCTTGAAGCCTATTTAAATGTTGTACCCTATGGCCGTGATTCATCAGGCCGGAACATTGCGGGTATTCAGACAGCGGCACAAGGGATTTTTGGTGTAGACTCCAAGGACTTAAATATTCCTCAGGCCGCATTTTTAGCCGGACTCCCGCAAAGCCCATTCGGTTATTCCCCATTTTCCAACGGCGGGGAGTTAAAGAGTAAAGAAGGACTGGAGCCAGGGTTTAACAGAATGAAAACCGTGTTAAACCGGATGCTTGAAACAGGCTATATAACGGAGCAGGAATACCAGGATGCTTTAAACTATGATTTAACGAAAGACTTTATTGAGCCACAGCCTTCTCCGATTCAGGAGTATCCTTATTTAACTTTTGAGATTGAAGAAAAAGCAGCAGGTATTCTGGCTGAGCGACTCGCAGAAGAGGATGGCTATACAAAAGAGGATTTAGAAAATAACGACCAACTGAGAGAACAATACAACATTATGGCCAAAAGAAATTTACAGCAGGAAGGCTATAAGATTCACACGACCGTCGATAAGAAAATATATGATGCACATCAGAAAATAGCGAAGAAATATGAACATTTCAAACCATCTCACACCATTCTTGTGAAAGATCCGGAAACAGGAGAGACGAAACAGAAGAAAATTCAAGTACAGCCAGGTGCCATACTAATAGAAAATAAAACTGGTCGTATTCTTTCATTTGTTGGCGGAAGTGATTACCAGCAAAATCAAAATAATCATGCGCTGGATACCCCTCGTCCAAATGGCAGTACAATGAAACCATTGTTGGATTTTGCACCTGCTATGGAAAAGGGAATCATTCAACCCGCTTCACCGGTTCTGGACGTAAAGGGTGAAAATGGCTGGTATCCAAGTAACTATGTGGCAGGCTCTGAATCAGGGATAACAACAGCACGTACAGCACTGACAAAGTCCTTGAACATACCAACAGCAAGAATTTACAAAAAAATGCTCGGCGATCAGCCACCACCGGCAACCTATCTTGATCGTATGGGCTTCTCAACTCTTATTGAGAATGAATACACAAGTGATTATGAAAATCCATCTATGTCTATTGGCAGTATGTCACTCGGGGTTTCTGTAGAAGAAAACGTGAATGCCTTTGCTACCTTTGCCAATATGGGAACATTTGTAGATGCCTATATGATTGAAAAAATTGAAACTAAAGACGGGAAAGTTATTTATGAACATGAAACGGAAAAAGAGGAAGTATTTAGTCCTCAGACATCTTATTTAACACTGGACCTTATGCGTGACGTCATTTCATCAGGAACAGGGACATACGTGAACAGTGTTCTAAACAATCCTGGTGTTGATTGGGCCGGAAAAACCGGTTCTACAGAAAATATTCAGGATGCCTGGTTTGTGGCTACAAATCCTAATGTAACCATTGGTACCCGTATAGGCTATGACACCTATGATAAAGACGGTGACGGAGACGGGTACGGACATCCAAGTGATAACAAATGGAACGATCCTGACCGTCTGATTCATCTGAATTATGGTACTGGATCAGGGTTAAGTTATAGTAACCGGAACATTCTTTTCTGGGGACAGCTTGTTAATGCCGCTACAGAAATCCGTCCAGACTTAATGGCACCGGATCAAAGGTTTGGAAATCCTGGAGGCATTGTTACCAGAAGTGTCTGTGCGGTTTCAGGATTAATTCCAAGTGAGGCTTGTGAAGAAGCAGGATTAATTACAACAGATCTATTTAATGCTAAATATGTCCCGACTGAAGAAGACAACAGCTTAATTAAAGGTAATTACGTTAAAGTCGATGGCAAGTTTTATCCGGCTGCCGAGGGTACGCCAGAAGAATTTACAGAGGAAGGCTTTATGTTAAACCCTGAATTTTTAGAAGAAAAGGGCTGGGATGATGTATCTGATCTGGAAAAAATCATTCCTAATAATAAAAAGTGGGAAAAAATACAAATCCCCGAGATGGAAGAGCTTGCTAATGACGGAAAAACACCATCAGCACCAACAAATGTTTCAATTTCCGGAAAGACATTAAGCTGGAATGCATCTCCTGAAAAAGATGTCATTGGTTATCGTGTACACATGGCAGGTGAACCAGGCGAACCTGGTGAAGCGATTGGAAATACAAAGAAGACGAATTTTACTCTTCCATCTAAGAACCAGGTTTACTATGTTACGGCTATCGATTACTTTGGTCAGGAATCGGCAATTTCAGAACCAGCTGTACACGGAGATATCAACAACAATCCATTAAGTATCAATAATTTATCTGCATCCGTATCCAAGGATGGGCTGCGACTGACATGGAACAATCCTCAATCAGACGATTTTTCACACGTGAAGGTTATCAAAGACTCCAAAGTTGCAGGGAACCAAATTACAGGGAATTCCTATGTAGACAAAGATATTGAGCCTGATAAATCCTATACCTACACCGTTATTGCTGTGAGTAAGGATGGAGATGAGAGTCAGGGAAAAAGCATTAATGTAAAAACAAAACCCGTTGACCAACCACCTTCAGACAATGGCAATAATGATAATGGAAATAATGGGAATGGAAATGACGAGGATAAAAATAATGAAGGAACCTGA
- a CDS encoding GNAT family N-acetyltransferase has product MKHEKTYHSTKIETENEPITIEGPISSDQLSVYKFHEGLKAFRPPQRQFEALLDIADFEEGRILIARTQDTIIGYVTFLYPDPLERWSELKMEDLLELGAIEVASPFRNYKIGSTLLKVAMMDDYMENYIILTTEYYWHWDLKETGLSVWDYRYVMEKMMGAGGLKPYPTDDPEINSHPANCLLVYIGKNVPEESIEKFDKLRFLGKYQQRWL; this is encoded by the coding sequence ATGAAACATGAAAAGACTTATCATTCCACTAAAATTGAAACAGAAAACGAACCGATTACAATAGAAGGACCCATTTCAAGTGATCAGTTATCTGTATATAAATTTCATGAGGGATTAAAGGCGTTTCGCCCTCCCCAAAGGCAATTTGAGGCATTGCTGGATATTGCGGATTTTGAAGAAGGACGAATACTCATTGCACGAACTCAGGATACCATTATTGGTTATGTCACCTTTCTTTATCCTGATCCACTTGAAAGGTGGTCGGAACTTAAAATGGAAGATTTACTGGAACTGGGGGCCATTGAAGTTGCCTCACCATTTCGCAATTACAAAATCGGTTCAACACTTTTAAAGGTAGCGATGATGGATGACTATATGGAAAACTATATCATCCTGACAACGGAGTATTACTGGCATTGGGATTTAAAAGAAACAGGATTAAGTGTCTGGGATTACCGCTATGTAATGGAGAAAATGATGGGTGCTGGCGGCCTTAAACCTTATCCTACTGACGATCCCGAAATTAATTCCCATCCGGCCAACTGCTTATTAGTTTATATTGGTAAAAATGTACCAGAGGAATCGATTGAAAAATTTGACAAACTTAGGTTTCTGGGTAAGTACCAGCAAAGATGGTTATAA
- a CDS encoding acetoin utilization AcuB family protein, whose protein sequence is MLVEEVMKKEVITLPPDAKIETALKMLNKHHIRHIPIVNDSHEVLGIVSDRDVRDASPSIFDQNHSEQLTNEIQTIMSHPVITVHPLDFVEEVAGIFYENEIACVPVTENQKLIGIVTEKDVLYTLIQLTGIHEQSSQIELRVENKIGTLPKITNLIGEHKVNISSVFIYPDKRHSGKKIIVFRIQTMNPIPVIESLKTHGLEVLWPNIPGVTK, encoded by the coding sequence ATGTTAGTGGAAGAAGTCATGAAAAAGGAAGTGATTACACTTCCTCCAGATGCAAAAATTGAAACCGCTTTAAAGATGTTGAATAAACATCATATTCGGCACATTCCGATTGTGAATGATAGTCATGAAGTACTTGGTATTGTCTCGGATCGGGACGTACGTGATGCCAGCCCGTCTATCTTTGATCAAAACCATTCCGAACAGCTCACCAATGAAATCCAGACCATTATGTCCCACCCTGTCATCACCGTTCACCCACTGGATTTTGTCGAAGAGGTTGCTGGAATTTTTTATGAAAATGAAATTGCCTGTGTACCTGTTACAGAAAACCAGAAACTCATTGGAATTGTCACCGAAAAGGATGTGCTCTATACGCTTATTCAATTAACCGGCATACATGAACAAAGCTCACAAATCGAATTACGTGTTGAGAACAAAATCGGAACTCTTCCGAAGATCACCAATCTTATTGGAGAACATAAAGTAAATATTTCATCGGTATTCATCTATCCGGATAAGCGTCATTCAGGTAAAAAAATCATTGTCTTCCGTATCCAGACGATGAACCCAATCCCGGTCATAGAATCTCTTAAAACCCATGGGCTTGAGGTGCTATGGCCAAATATACCAGGGGTGACAAAATGA
- a CDS encoding acetoin utilization protein AcuC, whose protein sequence is MKCSAAFIYSDEYTQYHFHTHHPFNQKRVRLTVDLLKEANALTDEQIIKPRLATDEELAMIHDKAYIKAVKAAEKGELSEEKAVEFGLGTEDTPIFKGMHRAAALMAGGSLSAVDAVLEGNSEHALNLGGGLHHGFQRKASGFCIYNDAAITIQYIRKHYNLKVLYVDTDAHHGDGVQWAFYDDPNVCTFSIHETGRYLFPGTGNVNERGVREGYGSSYNIPLDAFTEDDSFLEIYETAMKEITEHFRPDIIVTQNGADAHAFDPLTHLCGTMHIYESIPALAHELAHKYCNGKWIALGGGGYDIWRVVPRAWAQIWNIMSINQTSRGSLPAKWLDKVQQEAPVPLPQKWQDNNDIYQPIPRKNDISEKNHQTLKKALQFIENQKKFKNGLFQTKKTQ, encoded by the coding sequence ATGAAGTGTTCAGCAGCCTTCATCTATTCAGATGAATATACACAATATCATTTTCATACACATCATCCTTTTAACCAAAAACGGGTTCGGCTCACCGTTGATCTGTTAAAGGAAGCAAATGCCCTGACGGATGAACAAATAATCAAGCCTCGCCTCGCTACGGATGAGGAGTTAGCCATGATCCATGACAAAGCTTATATAAAAGCTGTAAAAGCTGCCGAAAAGGGAGAGTTATCTGAAGAAAAAGCGGTTGAATTCGGTTTAGGCACAGAAGATACCCCTATCTTTAAGGGCATGCATCGGGCGGCTGCATTAATGGCTGGGGGGTCGCTTTCAGCTGTTGACGCCGTGTTGGAAGGAAATTCAGAACATGCATTAAATTTAGGTGGCGGTCTCCATCACGGCTTCCAGAGAAAAGCATCAGGGTTTTGCATTTATAATGATGCAGCTATTACGATTCAGTATATTCGAAAGCACTATAATTTGAAAGTTCTTTATGTTGATACCGATGCCCATCATGGGGATGGGGTACAATGGGCTTTCTATGATGATCCAAATGTTTGTACCTTTTCGATACATGAAACAGGAAGGTATCTCTTTCCGGGCACTGGAAACGTAAACGAAAGAGGTGTGCGTGAAGGCTATGGGTCTTCTTATAATATCCCTCTTGACGCATTTACGGAAGATGATTCCTTCCTAGAAATCTATGAAACAGCCATGAAAGAAATCACAGAGCATTTCAGGCCTGATATTATCGTGACTCAAAATGGTGCGGATGCACATGCGTTTGATCCTTTAACGCATTTATGTGGAACGATGCACATTTATGAATCAATCCCCGCCCTGGCCCATGAGTTGGCACATAAATATTGTAATGGAAAATGGATTGCTCTGGGTGGCGGAGGTTATGACATTTGGCGTGTGGTTCCACGAGCATGGGCGCAAATATGGAACATTATGTCTATTAATCAAACCAGCCGAGGCTCGCTGCCGGCAAAATGGCTGGATAAGGTTCAACAGGAGGCACCAGTCCCATTACCTCAGAAATGGCAGGATAATAATGATATCTATCAGCCTATTCCAAGGAAAAACGATATTAGTGAAAAAAACCATCAAACCTTAAAAAAGGCCCTGCAGTTTATTGAAAACCAAAAAAAATTTAAGAATGGTCTATTTCAAACAAAAAAGACTCAATGA
- the motS gene encoding flagellar motor protein MotS, with product MDYKKFQRRKKNTGQGKSSWLNTYADMITLVLVFFILLFSMSQIDVKKFKAVADSYRERAIFDLQPSIIPADQPAEYGDDMDNQSNNGEHEDMPASEKEDEREAGKSGENEDSLDKVLNEVQNYLENEGLTDVVSANRTERGVVLILQENVLFETGEAEIIDEGKPLLDKIGVLLNRIPNHVRVEGHTDSRPITTYRYPSNWELSGARASSVIRYIIDHNNVKPNRFQAVGYADTRPKAENTSPENWQKNRRVEIIILEPKSNS from the coding sequence ATGGACTATAAAAAGTTTCAACGCAGAAAAAAGAACACGGGCCAAGGCAAAAGCAGCTGGTTAAATACCTATGCTGATATGATCACTTTAGTTTTAGTTTTCTTTATATTGCTGTTCTCTATGTCACAAATCGATGTGAAAAAGTTTAAAGCTGTGGCTGATTCCTATCGTGAAAGAGCAATCTTTGACCTGCAGCCTTCCATTATCCCGGCTGATCAACCGGCTGAGTATGGTGACGACATGGATAATCAGAGTAATAACGGGGAGCATGAGGATATGCCAGCATCCGAGAAAGAGGATGAGCGTGAGGCTGGAAAATCAGGTGAAAATGAGGATTCTCTCGATAAAGTTTTGAATGAAGTACAAAATTATCTGGAGAATGAAGGATTGACAGATGTCGTTTCGGCCAATCGAACGGAGCGTGGGGTTGTTCTAATCCTCCAGGAGAACGTTCTGTTTGAAACAGGGGAAGCAGAAATCATAGATGAGGGGAAACCATTACTGGATAAAATAGGCGTACTGTTAAATCGTATCCCTAATCATGTAAGGGTTGAGGGACACACCGACAGTCGTCCCATTACCACTTATCGATACCCTTCCAACTGGGAGCTTTCAGGAGCAAGAGCAAGCAGTGTTATTCGGTATATTATTGATCACAATAATGTTAAGCCTAATCGCTTTCAGGCTGTCGGCTATGCCGATACCAGACCAAAAGCAGAAAACACATCTCCGGAGAATTGGCAAAAAAATCGCCGGGTTGAAATCATTATATTGGAGCCAAAAAGCAATTCATAA
- the motP gene encoding flagellar motor protein MotP, with protein MKRKDILTPIGIFLGLTMVLFGIYTNGGFGGVSSFVQASSILVVLGGLLGAILINFSLKDLKLTLRVFKEAFNTESYDLKELIRLFVGLSEKARREGLLALENEVDEVEDPYIRKGVLLAIDGIEPEVINDIMNAEIVAMEERHQRGRAIFQKAGEYAPAWGMIGTLIGLVLMLNNLSNPETIGPSMAVALLTTFYGTLLANLVFNPLAGKLENKTDEEIFLKQVVIEGVIGVQSGQNPKILEEKLSAFLSNEERNDLEKDEEEDVEEEQQFAGESVNGL; from the coding sequence ATGAAGCGTAAGGATATTTTAACACCCATCGGTATTTTTTTGGGCCTGACAATGGTTCTTTTTGGTATATATACAAATGGAGGGTTTGGAGGAGTCTCCTCATTTGTACAGGCTTCTTCAATACTCGTAGTATTAGGAGGTCTATTAGGAGCCATTCTTATTAATTTCAGTTTAAAGGATTTGAAGCTGACATTAAGAGTATTTAAGGAAGCCTTTAACACTGAGAGCTATGATTTAAAAGAGTTAATTCGTTTATTTGTCGGTTTATCGGAAAAGGCCAGAAGAGAAGGTTTACTGGCGCTTGAAAATGAGGTTGATGAAGTAGAAGATCCATATATTCGAAAAGGTGTGCTGTTAGCGATAGATGGAATAGAACCAGAAGTCATTAATGATATTATGAATGCAGAAATTGTTGCCATGGAAGAGCGACATCAGCGGGGAAGAGCTATATTTCAAAAGGCGGGCGAGTATGCACCTGCCTGGGGAATGATTGGAACTTTAATTGGTCTTGTTTTGATGCTTAATAATTTATCCAATCCGGAAACGATTGGTCCAAGTATGGCTGTCGCACTGCTTACGACTTTTTATGGGACTTTACTTGCTAACTTGGTCTTTAATCCATTAGCAGGAAAGCTGGAAAATAAGACGGATGAGGAGATCTTCTTAAAACAGGTAGTCATTGAAGGTGTGATCGGGGTTCAATCTGGTCAGAATCCGAAAATACTGGAGGAAAAGCTCAGTGCATTTTTATCCAATGAAGAGAGAAATGATCTTGAGAAGGACGAAGAGGAAGATGTAGAGGAAGAACAGCAATTTGCAGGTGAGTCTGTCAATGGACTATAA